In one Lysobacter alkalisoli genomic region, the following are encoded:
- a CDS encoding RNA polymerase sigma factor, translated as MQAHLCELLPRLRRFARALAGDPDDADDLVQVALERALARWAQWRPDGSLDAWVFGIVRNAWIDELRARGRRQQVFAPEEAGEHVGTSPVDGQVAAMSVQAAMSRLSPEQREVVALVLVEGLAYREAATALDVPIGTVTSRLARAREALQDMLEGYDRGR; from the coding sequence ATGCAAGCTCACCTGTGCGAGTTGCTGCCGCGCCTGCGGCGGTTCGCGCGTGCCCTTGCCGGCGACCCGGATGATGCCGACGACCTGGTCCAGGTCGCGCTCGAACGCGCGCTGGCGCGTTGGGCGCAATGGCGCCCGGACGGGTCGCTGGATGCGTGGGTATTCGGCATCGTGCGCAATGCCTGGATCGACGAGTTGCGCGCACGCGGGCGTCGGCAGCAGGTGTTCGCGCCGGAGGAGGCGGGCGAACACGTCGGTACCTCGCCGGTCGATGGCCAGGTGGCGGCGATGTCGGTACAGGCCGCGATGTCGCGGCTGTCTCCGGAACAGCGTGAAGTGGTCGCGCTGGTGCTGGTGGAAGGACTGGCCTATCGCGAGGCGGCCACGGCGCTGGACGTGCCGATCGGAACCGTGACCAGCCGTCTGGCACGGGCACGTGAAGCCTTGCAGGACATGCTTGAAGGTTACGACCGGGGCAGGTGA
- a CDS encoding class I SAM-dependent methyltransferase: MRANPQDDAVQTLMLPFESGLLEWPEAGGALFLRARDGWPLHRRALPGLVCEQSFRPEAEALERSGLQVQTEADAAGHRYPLVMLLPPRQRDESRALFARAVAACAPGGRVLACVPNSEGARSAEDDLRRLVGKVAVHSKHKCRVFWSAPLEDPAGHALVDPALANEWAALDAVRSVAGGRFLSRPGVFAWDRIDAASALLVEHLPADLSGAVADLGAGFGYLSVELLARCPGVTALDLYEAEARALDLARRNLDGARVPAGFHWHDVTAGLSKEYDVIVMNPPFHAQGRGDRPDIGCRFIQVAADALRPGGRLWMVANRHLPYEDVLDAAFGEVRVHAQQGGFKVVEAVKAVKARAGRSR; the protein is encoded by the coding sequence ATGCGCGCCAATCCGCAGGACGATGCCGTCCAGACCCTGATGTTGCCGTTCGAATCCGGCCTGCTCGAGTGGCCGGAGGCCGGGGGTGCGCTGTTCCTGCGCGCGCGCGACGGCTGGCCGCTGCATCGGCGAGCATTGCCCGGGCTGGTCTGCGAGCAGAGCTTTCGCCCCGAGGCCGAGGCGTTGGAGCGTTCCGGACTTCAGGTGCAAACCGAAGCCGACGCGGCCGGCCACCGCTATCCCCTGGTAATGCTCTTGCCGCCGCGCCAGCGCGACGAATCGCGTGCACTGTTCGCGCGAGCGGTCGCTGCCTGCGCGCCGGGCGGCCGGGTGCTGGCCTGCGTGCCCAACAGCGAAGGTGCGCGTTCGGCCGAGGATGACCTGCGACGGCTGGTGGGCAAGGTCGCCGTGCACAGCAAGCACAAGTGCCGGGTGTTCTGGAGCGCGCCGCTGGAAGATCCGGCCGGGCACGCTCTGGTCGATCCGGCATTGGCCAATGAATGGGCGGCACTGGATGCGGTGCGCTCGGTGGCCGGAGGCCGTTTCCTGAGCCGGCCCGGCGTGTTTGCCTGGGACCGCATCGACGCGGCCTCGGCGCTGCTGGTCGAACATCTGCCGGCCGACCTGTCCGGTGCTGTGGCCGATCTCGGTGCCGGCTTCGGCTATCTGTCGGTCGAATTGCTGGCGCGTTGCCCAGGCGTCACCGCCCTCGACCTGTATGAGGCCGAGGCGCGTGCACTCGACCTCGCCCGTCGCAATCTCGACGGCGCCCGGGTTCCGGCCGGTTTCCACTGGCACGACGTAACCGCCGGCCTGTCGAAGGAATACGACGTGATCGTGATGAACCCGCCGTTCCATGCCCAGGGCCGCGGCGATCGGCCGGATATCGGTTGCCGCTTCATCCAGGTCGCGGCCGATGCGCTCAGGCCGGGTGGTCGTTTGTGGATGGTCGCCAACCGTCACCTGCCGTACGAGGACGTGCTCGATGCTGCTTTCGGCGAAGTGCGCGTGCATGCACAGCAGGGCGGCTTCAAGGTGGTGGAAGCCGTGAAAGCGGTGAAAGCACGCGCTGGGCGTAGCCGGTGA
- a CDS encoding pseudouridine synthase, with protein MKLVRLIANLGYGSRKQVALMFREGRITDPEGDVLYADDKVGHADIRIDGEPLDPPAGLALMLHKPAGYTCSTRDPGRVIYDLLPPRFRLRSPALSPVGRLDRDSTGLLLMTDDGALLHRIIAPKSKLAKVYEAQLASDLRGDEAETFASGTLMLESEKTPLAPVELEIVEPRFARLALTEGRYHQVRRMFAAVGNHVEALHRSRIGGLSLGDLPAGAWRPLDTDDLELLFSSS; from the coding sequence ATGAAGCTGGTCCGCCTGATCGCCAACCTCGGCTACGGCAGCCGCAAGCAGGTCGCGCTGATGTTCCGCGAGGGACGCATCACCGACCCGGAGGGCGACGTGCTGTACGCCGACGACAAGGTCGGTCACGCCGACATCCGCATCGACGGCGAGCCGCTCGACCCGCCGGCCGGACTGGCCCTGATGCTGCACAAGCCGGCCGGCTACACCTGCTCGACCCGCGACCCGGGCCGCGTCATATACGACCTGCTGCCGCCGCGGTTCCGTCTGCGTTCGCCCGCGCTGTCGCCGGTCGGGCGGCTCGACCGCGACAGCACCGGCCTGCTGCTGATGACCGACGACGGTGCGCTGCTGCACCGGATCATCGCGCCGAAATCGAAGCTGGCGAAGGTCTACGAAGCGCAGCTGGCGTCGGACCTGCGTGGCGACGAGGCGGAAACCTTCGCCAGCGGCACGCTGATGCTGGAGTCGGAGAAGACCCCGCTGGCGCCGGTCGAACTGGAGATCGTCGAACCGCGTTTCGCCCGGCTCGCATTGACCGAAGGCCGCTACCACCAGGTGCGGCGGATGTTCGCCGCGGTCGGCAACCACGTCGAGGCGCTGCACCGCAGCCGCATCGGCGGGCTCAGCCTCGGCGACCTGCCGGCCGGCGCGTGGCGACCGCTCGACACCGATGACCTGGAACTGCTTTTCTCCTCCTCGTAG
- a CDS encoding HAD family hydrolase, producing the protein MKRLIDFTPAALLFDMDGTMIESERNLLECWRQAAYELQLMLDDSLWLSMVGLSDKVCRQMLHDRLAADEAEALTTRLGELYDRRVEAGLPLRPGVKRMLDRVAARSLPRAVVTSTHRWRTEQKLDRCGLARYFDTLVTGDEVRESKPAPEIYLLAAERLDVDPARCVVLEDSAAGVCAALAAGMTPIQVPDLVAPDTATRALGHRIVDSLDDAWVLIETALVPTLASRSGPQA; encoded by the coding sequence ATGAAACGACTGATCGACTTCACCCCCGCCGCGCTGCTGTTCGACATGGATGGCACGATGATCGAGAGCGAGCGCAACCTGCTCGAATGCTGGCGCCAGGCGGCGTACGAGCTGCAACTCATGCTCGACGACAGCCTGTGGCTGTCGATGGTCGGCCTGTCGGACAAGGTCTGCCGGCAGATGCTGCATGACCGCCTTGCGGCCGACGAGGCCGAAGCGCTGACCACGCGCCTGGGCGAACTGTACGACCGGAGGGTCGAAGCCGGCCTGCCGCTGCGTCCCGGTGTGAAGCGCATGCTCGACCGGGTCGCAGCACGGAGCCTGCCACGCGCGGTGGTGACATCCACCCACCGCTGGCGCACCGAACAGAAGCTCGACCGGTGCGGCCTGGCGCGTTATTTCGACACCCTGGTGACCGGCGACGAGGTCCGCGAGTCCAAACCCGCACCCGAGATCTACCTGCTCGCGGCGGAACGCCTCGATGTCGATCCCGCCCGCTGCGTGGTGCTGGAGGATTCGGCAGCCGGCGTCTGCGCCGCGCTTGCGGCCGGGATGACCCCGATCCAGGTGCCCGACCTGGTGGCGCCGGACACGGCGACGCGCGCGTTAGGCCATCGCATCGTGGACAGTCTGGATGATGCGTGGGTACTGATCGAAACGGCCCTCGTTCCGACCCTCGCTTCGCGCTCCGGCCCTCAGGCATAG
- a CDS encoding DUF1415 domain-containing protein, with amino-acid sequence MSLEDPITATRRWLERAVIGLNLCPFAKAVYVKRQVRFVPSEADTPQALLEQLGDELRLLHATDPDEIDTTLIVHPQVLTDFLDYNDFLDVAEGLVAELGLEGEIQIASFHPDYRFAGTDDDDIGNFTNRSPYPTLHLLREASIDRAVAAYPDPDVIVERNIATLEKLGREGWRKLMRE; translated from the coding sequence ATGAGTCTGGAAGATCCCATCACTGCCACCCGCCGCTGGCTCGAACGCGCGGTGATCGGGCTGAACCTGTGCCCGTTCGCGAAGGCGGTGTACGTGAAGCGGCAGGTCCGGTTCGTGCCCAGCGAAGCCGACACACCGCAAGCCCTGCTCGAACAGCTCGGCGACGAGTTGCGCCTGCTGCACGCGACAGACCCGGACGAGATCGACACCACGTTGATCGTGCATCCGCAGGTGTTGACCGACTTCCTCGACTACAACGATTTCCTCGACGTCGCCGAGGGGCTGGTGGCGGAGCTTGGGCTGGAAGGCGAGATCCAGATCGCCAGCTTCCACCCCGATTACCGGTTCGCCGGCACCGATGACGACGACATCGGCAACTTCACCAACCGTTCGCCGTATCCGACCCTGCACCTGCTGCGGGAAGCCAGCATCGACCGCGCGGTAGCCGCGTATCCGGATCCGGACGTGATCGTGGAGCGCAATATCGCCACGCTGGAGAAGCTGGGGCGGGAGGGGTGGCGGAAGCTGATGCGGGAGTGA
- a CDS encoding YajQ family cyclic di-GMP-binding protein codes for MPSFDIVSEVDSHELTNAVDQANRELGNRFDFKGVDAKFALDETVISLSAPSDFQLKQMSDILDARLIARGIDVRCLERGEIETNVAGARQKVTVKQGIERELAKKIQAAIKAAKLKVDSQINGDKLRVNGKKRDDLQAAIALLKGGEFELPLQFDNFRD; via the coding sequence ATGCCTTCCTTCGATATCGTTTCCGAAGTCGACAGCCACGAACTGACCAATGCCGTCGACCAGGCCAACCGCGAACTGGGCAACCGCTTCGATTTCAAGGGCGTGGACGCGAAGTTCGCGCTGGACGAGACGGTGATCAGCCTGTCGGCGCCGAGCGATTTCCAGCTCAAGCAGATGAGCGACATTCTCGATGCGCGGCTGATCGCGCGCGGGATCGACGTGCGCTGTCTGGAGCGCGGCGAGATCGAGACCAATGTCGCCGGGGCGCGGCAGAAGGTCACCGTGAAGCAGGGTATCGAGCGCGAGCTGGCGAAGAAGATCCAGGCCGCGATCAAGGCGGCCAAGCTCAAGGTGGACTCGCAGATCAACGGCGACAAGCTGCGGGTGAACGGCAAGAAGCGCGACGACCTGCAGGCGGCGATCGCGCTGCTCAAGGGCGGCGAGTTCGAGCTGCCGTTGCAGTTCGACAATTTCCGCGATTGA
- a CDS encoding NAD(P)-dependent alcohol dehydrogenase codes for MLQTPAYAALDARSPLAPFSIERREPGPHEVLIDILYCGVCHSDLHQVRDDWGAARFPMVPGHEIVGRVVRVGDAVTTHKTGDVVGVGVFVDSCRRCPSCQAGEEQYCDLGISATYNGFDRDADGRLDKSRPTYGGYSTRITVDAEYVLRIPDAIPLDRAAPLLCAGITTYSPLKHFGVKPGDKVAVVGLGGLGHMGVKFAVAMGTHVTVLSTSESKRDDALALGAHEFAATREPGAFRRLARQFDLILDTAAAPHDYNAYLNLLRLDGTMVLVGLPDEPMPVSAGVLTSRRRRLAGSMIGGIRETQEMLDFCAAHGIASDIELIDIADINEAYERMLKGDVRYRFVIDIASLRQ; via the coding sequence ATGCTCCAGACCCCCGCCTACGCCGCCCTCGATGCCCGTTCGCCGCTGGCGCCATTCTCGATCGAACGCCGCGAACCCGGCCCGCACGAGGTCCTGATCGACATCCTCTATTGCGGCGTCTGCCACTCCGACCTCCACCAGGTGCGCGACGACTGGGGCGCGGCGAGATTCCCGATGGTGCCCGGCCACGAGATCGTCGGCCGCGTAGTCCGCGTTGGCGATGCAGTTACCACGCACAAGACCGGCGACGTGGTCGGCGTCGGGGTGTTCGTCGATTCCTGCCGGCGCTGCCCATCCTGCCAGGCTGGCGAGGAGCAGTACTGCGACCTTGGCATCAGCGCGACCTATAACGGCTTCGATCGCGACGCCGACGGCCGCCTCGACAAATCACGCCCGACATATGGCGGTTATTCGACCCGGATCACCGTCGATGCGGAGTACGTGTTGCGTATTCCGGATGCCATCCCGCTCGACCGCGCCGCGCCGCTGCTGTGCGCGGGCATCACCACGTACTCGCCGCTGAAACACTTCGGCGTCAAACCGGGCGACAAGGTGGCCGTGGTCGGTCTCGGCGGGCTCGGCCACATGGGCGTCAAGTTCGCCGTGGCGATGGGGACGCACGTGACCGTGCTGAGCACGTCGGAATCCAAGCGCGACGACGCGCTCGCGCTGGGCGCGCACGAATTCGCCGCCACCCGCGAGCCCGGGGCGTTCAGGCGCCTGGCCCGGCAATTCGACCTGATCCTCGACACCGCCGCCGCGCCGCATGATTACAACGCCTACCTCAACCTGCTCCGTCTCGATGGCACCATGGTGCTGGTCGGCCTGCCCGACGAGCCGATGCCGGTCTCGGCCGGCGTGCTGACCAGCCGGCGCCGGCGCCTGGCCGGCTCGATGATCGGCGGCATCCGCGAGACCCAGGAGATGCTCGACTTCTGCGCCGCACACGGCATCGCCTCGGACATCGAACTGATCGACATCGCCGACATCAACGAAGCCTATGAGCGGATGTTGAAGGGCGACGTGCGCTACCGCTTCGTGATCGACATCGCCAGCCTGCGGCAATGA
- a CDS encoding DMT family transporter, translating to MTYSLRAPLAMLAAVAFFSLMDAGLKTLSTGYPPFQVACLRGAASLPFVLAWALWSGGVASLRVHRWSLHLLRGVLGVTMMVCFVYALQTLPLSTAYSIFFVAPLLITALSVPLLGERVGPRRWTAIAIGLLGVLVLLRPSGEGLVSVAALAVLVAATGYALSAIAVRVLGRTDSMQSMMVWLMAMIAVGAGALAWPDWVPIRAADGWVILGVGVAGALGQYAITEAFRVGEASLIAPLEYTALVWGVLLDLSLWGVLPDAITWLGAAIIVASGLYLLRRERVHVEAEHP from the coding sequence ATGACCTACTCCCTCCGCGCCCCGTTGGCCATGCTCGCCGCGGTGGCCTTTTTCTCGCTGATGGATGCCGGGTTGAAGACCCTGTCGACCGGCTATCCACCGTTCCAGGTCGCCTGCCTGCGCGGCGCGGCCTCGCTGCCGTTCGTGCTGGCCTGGGCACTGTGGTCGGGCGGCGTGGCTTCGCTGCGGGTGCATCGCTGGTCGCTGCACCTGCTGCGCGGCGTGCTCGGCGTGACCATGATGGTCTGTTTCGTCTACGCGCTGCAGACCTTGCCGCTGTCGACCGCGTATTCGATCTTCTTCGTCGCACCGCTGCTGATCACCGCGCTGTCGGTGCCGCTGCTCGGTGAGCGGGTCGGGCCGCGGCGCTGGACCGCGATCGCGATCGGCCTGCTCGGCGTGCTGGTGTTGCTGCGGCCGAGCGGGGAAGGGCTGGTCAGCGTGGCCGCGTTGGCGGTGCTGGTGGCGGCGACCGGTTACGCGCTCAGCGCGATCGCGGTGCGGGTGCTGGGGCGGACCGACAGCATGCAGTCGATGATGGTCTGGCTGATGGCCATGATCGCGGTTGGCGCGGGCGCGCTGGCGTGGCCGGACTGGGTGCCGATCCGGGCCGCCGACGGCTGGGTGATCCTCGGTGTGGGCGTGGCCGGCGCACTCGGCCAGTACGCGATCACCGAAGCATTCCGCGTTGGCGAGGCCTCGCTGATCGCGCCGCTGGAATACACCGCCCTGGTCTGGGGCGTGCTGCTCGACCTGAGCCTGTGGGGCGTGCTGCCCGATGCCATCACCTGGCTGGGCGCGGCGATCATCGTCGCCAGCGGCCTGTACCTGCTGCGCCGCGAGCGCGTGCATGTCGAGGCCGAGCATCCCTGA
- a CDS encoding DUF1801 domain-containing protein, whose amino-acid sequence MATSKAATVDEYLAELPPERRAIVVTVRDAVNAAMPTGYEEGMAYGMIGWHIPLSRYPATYNKQPLSYASLAAQKNHYTLYLMAAYADSAQERRLREAYAEAGLKFDMGKCCLRFKSLDGLLLEPVAEVIASMPVDDYIAVYEAARGSGGK is encoded by the coding sequence ATGGCTACCAGCAAGGCTGCAACCGTGGACGAATATCTGGCGGAGCTGCCCCCGGAGAGGCGCGCCATCGTTGTCACGGTGCGCGATGCCGTCAACGCGGCCATGCCGACCGGGTACGAAGAGGGCATGGCCTACGGCATGATCGGCTGGCACATTCCGCTGTCACGCTATCCGGCGACCTACAACAAACAGCCGTTGAGCTACGCAAGCCTCGCTGCGCAGAAGAACCACTACACCCTCTACCTGATGGCTGCCTATGCCGATTCGGCGCAGGAACGCCGCCTGCGCGAGGCTTATGCCGAGGCCGGGTTGAAGTTCGATATGGGCAAGTGCTGCCTGCGCTTCAAATCCCTCGACGGACTGTTGCTCGAACCGGTTGCCGAAGTCATCGCATCGATGCCGGTGGACGACTACATCGCCGTATACGAGGCCGCGCGAGGCAGCGGCGGGAAATAA
- a CDS encoding OmpW/AlkL family protein, whose translation MRIHQTLALLGTLAITPVAFAQDALSFGTSTGKNFAVVGGVALAEPTENTWIGDESRLELDGSNAATLSASWYVNDHIAVEAWGAASKFGHRVNGADGKAGSVDAQPYALSAQYHFRPADSLLRPFVGLGYYEQNFDSETVEPTGALTGQRLGVETAKGAMATAGVDVALSPSWFARADARYLSGDSDLYLDGETVGKAKVNPVVLGVGIGARF comes from the coding sequence ATGCGAATCCATCAGACCCTGGCCCTGTTGGGCACCCTGGCCATCACCCCCGTCGCGTTCGCGCAGGACGCGCTCAGCTTCGGCACCTCCACCGGCAAGAACTTTGCGGTGGTAGGCGGCGTCGCCCTCGCCGAGCCGACCGAGAACACCTGGATCGGCGACGAGTCGCGGCTGGAACTGGACGGCAGCAACGCCGCCACCCTGAGCGCGAGCTGGTACGTCAACGACCACATCGCGGTCGAAGCCTGGGGCGCGGCCAGCAAGTTCGGCCACCGCGTCAACGGCGCCGATGGCAAGGCCGGCAGCGTCGACGCACAGCCGTACGCACTGAGCGCCCAGTACCACTTCCGTCCCGCCGACAGTCTGCTGCGCCCGTTCGTGGGTCTGGGCTACTACGAGCAGAACTTCGACAGCGAGACGGTCGAGCCGACCGGCGCTCTGACCGGCCAGCGCCTGGGCGTGGAGACCGCCAAGGGCGCGATGGCGACCGCCGGCGTCGACGTGGCGCTGTCGCCGAGCTGGTTCGCCCGCGCCGACGCGCGCTACCTGAGTGGCGACTCCGACCTGTACCTCGACGGCGAAACCGTCGGCAAGGCCAAGGTCAACCCGGTGGTGCTCGGGGTGGGTATCGGCGCACGGTTCTGA
- the aceF gene encoding dihydrolipoyllysine-residue acetyltransferase — protein MADLKEARVPDIGDYDGVPVIELLVAVGDTVSQDQGLVTLESDKATMEVPAPFAGVVREIKVKVGDDLSEGSVVALIEPAGNGTQAEAPAPAPTPAPAPDKAPDKAPDKAEADSAPAPSERRDGHGGGDAAQSTPTKSPPVAFNADELLPDKVPYASPAVRLFARELGVDLSQVTGSERGGRIGKDDVQKFVKSVMSGAVPGGAPAAGGGGLNLLPWPKVDFSKFGETESKPLSRIKKLSGANLARNWAMIPHVTQHDDADITDLEDLRVTLNKENEKAKNGVKLTMLAFLMKAAVAALQKYPEFNASLDASGENLVLKKYFHIGFAADTPNGLVVPVVRDCDKKGVMQIAQETGELAKKARDGKLGPAEMSGGCFSISSLGGIGGTSFTPIVNAPEVAILGVSKSSIKPVWDGKAFQPRLMLPLSLSYDHRVIDGASAARFTAYLAALMADLRRGLL, from the coding sequence ATGGCTGACCTGAAGGAAGCGCGCGTCCCCGATATTGGCGATTACGACGGCGTGCCCGTGATCGAACTGCTGGTCGCGGTGGGCGATACCGTGAGCCAGGATCAGGGACTGGTCACGCTGGAGTCCGACAAGGCCACGATGGAGGTGCCGGCGCCATTCGCCGGTGTGGTCCGCGAGATCAAGGTCAAGGTTGGCGACGACTTGTCCGAGGGCAGCGTGGTCGCGCTGATCGAACCGGCCGGAAACGGTACCCAAGCTGAAGCCCCAGCGCCTGCGCCAACTCCGGCCCCGGCTCCCGACAAGGCCCCGGACAAGGCCCCGGACAAGGCCGAAGCGGATTCCGCACCCGCGCCGTCCGAGCGCCGCGATGGGCACGGCGGCGGTGATGCTGCGCAGTCGACTCCCACCAAATCGCCACCGGTGGCGTTCAACGCCGACGAATTGCTGCCGGACAAGGTGCCTTACGCGAGCCCGGCGGTGCGCCTGTTCGCGCGCGAGCTCGGAGTCGACCTGTCGCAGGTGACCGGCAGCGAGCGCGGCGGCCGCATCGGCAAGGACGACGTGCAGAAGTTCGTCAAGAGTGTGATGTCGGGTGCGGTGCCCGGCGGTGCGCCGGCCGCAGGCGGTGGCGGACTCAACCTGTTGCCGTGGCCGAAGGTCGACTTCAGCAAGTTCGGCGAGACCGAGAGCAAGCCGCTGTCGCGGATCAAGAAACTGTCGGGCGCCAACCTCGCCCGTAACTGGGCGATGATCCCGCACGTCACCCAGCACGACGATGCCGACATCACCGACCTCGAGGACCTGCGCGTTACTCTCAACAAGGAGAACGAGAAGGCGAAGAACGGCGTCAAGCTGACGATGCTCGCCTTCCTGATGAAGGCCGCGGTCGCCGCGTTGCAGAAGTACCCCGAGTTCAACGCCTCGCTCGACGCCAGCGGTGAGAACCTGGTGCTGAAGAAGTACTTCCACATCGGATTCGCCGCCGACACCCCGAACGGCCTGGTCGTGCCGGTGGTGCGCGACTGCGACAAGAAGGGCGTCATGCAGATCGCGCAGGAGACCGGCGAGCTGGCGAAGAAGGCCCGCGACGGCAAGCTCGGTCCGGCCGAGATGAGCGGCGGCTGTTTCTCGATCAGCTCGCTGGGCGGCATCGGCGGCACCTCCTTCACGCCGATCGTCAACGCGCCGGAAGTCGCGATCCTGGGCGTGTCCAAGTCGTCGATCAAACCGGTCTGGGACGGCAAGGCATTCCAGCCGCGGCTGATGCTGCCGCTGTCGTTGAGCTACGACCACCGCGTCATCGACGGTGCCTCCGCGGCCCGCTTCACTGCCTACCTGGCGGCGCTGATGGCCGACCTGCGCCGCGGCCTGCTGTGA
- a CDS encoding mechanosensitive ion channel family protein codes for MTAGSASERLGAAGEYALEAADAAVRKGSEGLQPLLDFTLFKVGDDAVTVAGLLAAVVVVLVVLTASMLLRRALSRYGERHLNVNPASLYTLSRVVHYILIVLGLLLALELVGIPVAKFAVVAGAIGVGLGFGLQAIFNNFISGLILLFDKSLKVGDFVELEEGTRGTVKAINIRATQITTNDSIDILVPNSEFVSGRVVNWTHGSPTRRIRVPFGVAYGTDKERVRQAALEAAARVPFTLSMEGSQAPQVWLTRFGDSAVEYVLAVWLNETAARRNAAVEAAYLWELDTALKEHGIEIPFPQRDLHIRSVFGRHGDDALAALGQTPPAASDDDHAWPPSDRAAPSANDAMRDVVQGGTPAEPDTDSETDARDR; via the coding sequence ATGACGGCCGGGTCCGCCAGCGAGCGTCTGGGAGCTGCGGGCGAGTACGCCCTCGAGGCGGCCGATGCGGCCGTGCGCAAGGGCTCCGAGGGGCTGCAGCCGCTGCTCGACTTCACCTTGTTCAAGGTCGGTGACGACGCGGTCACCGTGGCCGGCCTGCTGGCCGCGGTGGTGGTGGTGCTGGTGGTGCTGACCGCATCGATGCTGCTGCGGCGCGCGCTGTCGCGCTACGGCGAGCGCCACCTCAATGTCAACCCGGCCTCGCTGTACACCCTGTCGCGGGTGGTTCACTACATCCTGATCGTGCTCGGCCTGCTGCTGGCGCTGGAGCTGGTGGGCATTCCGGTCGCCAAGTTCGCCGTGGTCGCCGGTGCGATCGGCGTCGGCCTGGGCTTCGGCCTGCAGGCGATTTTCAACAATTTCATTTCCGGCCTGATCCTGTTGTTCGACAAGTCGCTCAAGGTCGGCGACTTCGTCGAGCTTGAGGAGGGCACCCGCGGCACGGTCAAGGCGATCAACATCCGTGCCACCCAGATCACCACCAACGACAGCATCGACATCCTGGTGCCGAATTCGGAGTTCGTCAGCGGGCGGGTGGTGAACTGGACCCACGGTTCGCCGACCCGGCGGATACGGGTTCCGTTCGGCGTCGCCTACGGCACCGACAAGGAGCGGGTGAGGCAGGCGGCGCTCGAGGCCGCCGCGCGCGTACCGTTCACCCTGTCGATGGAGGGCTCCCAGGCGCCGCAGGTCTGGCTGACCCGCTTCGGCGACAGCGCGGTCGAATACGTGCTCGCGGTTTGGCTGAACGAAACCGCGGCGCGACGCAATGCCGCGGTCGAGGCCGCCTACCTGTGGGAGCTGGATACCGCCCTGAAGGAACATGGCATCGAGATCCCGTTCCCGCAGCGCGATCTGCATATCCGCAGCGTGTTCGGACGCCACGGCGACGATGCACTGGCCGCCCTCGGCCAGACGCCGCCCGCGGCGAGTGACGACGACCATGCCTGGCCGCCGTCGGACCGTGCCGCGCCCTCGGCCAACGACGCCATGCGTGACGTGGTCCAGGGCGGTACCCCTGCCGAACCCGATACCGATTCAGAAACCGATGCGCGCGACCGTTGA